One Dysosmobacter welbionis DNA segment encodes these proteins:
- the thiE gene encoding thiamine phosphate synthase, with amino-acid sequence MKIDPKRLRLYAVTDRAWTHDAEGLLRQVAAAVDGGAGIVQLREKHMGQADFLAEAERFVALCREKGAVSIINDNVEIAAQTGADGVHVGQEDLEAGRTRELLGPDKLIGVSAHSVEEALAAQAAGADYLGVGAAFVTGTKTDAKPISRETIRAITAAVDIPVVAIGGISHDNILELKNCGLDGVAVVSALFAQADVKAAAEELLRLSEEIAR; translated from the coding sequence ATGAAGATCGACCCCAAGCGGCTGCGGCTGTATGCCGTGACGGACCGGGCCTGGACTCATGACGCGGAGGGCCTGCTCCGTCAGGTGGCGGCAGCCGTCGACGGCGGGGCGGGCATCGTCCAGCTGCGGGAAAAGCACATGGGACAGGCGGATTTCCTGGCGGAGGCGGAGCGGTTCGTGGCCCTGTGCCGGGAAAAGGGCGCTGTCAGCATCATCAACGACAATGTGGAGATCGCCGCCCAGACCGGGGCGGACGGCGTTCATGTGGGCCAGGAGGATCTGGAGGCGGGCCGGACTAGGGAGCTGCTGGGGCCGGACAAGCTGATCGGCGTTTCCGCCCACTCCGTGGAAGAGGCCCTGGCCGCCCAGGCGGCGGGGGCGGACTACCTGGGCGTGGGCGCGGCTTTCGTCACCGGCACCAAGACGGACGCCAAGCCCATCTCCCGGGAGACCATCCGGGCCATCACGGCGGCGGTGGACATCCCGGTGGTGGCCATCGGCGGCATCAGCCATGACAATATTCTGGAGTTGAAGAACTGCGGCCTGGACGGCGTGGCGGTGGTCTCCGCCCTGTTCGCCCAAGCCGACGTGAAGGCGGCGGCGGAGGAGCTGCTGCGGCTCTCGGAGGAGATCGCCCGATGA
- a CDS encoding HAD family hydrolase, with protein MNIRGAIFDLDGTLTDSMYIWQKAPVDLMRRYGGDPPEDLARDLKEMGRREAAEYLRSRFSLSTTPEELMDTLNDLVTEEYRSRVPLKPGADRLLARLADSGISCCIATASEAFQARSAMERLGLWPHFRFAVSCVQYGGKTRPDIYLEAARRLGTAPAETVVFEDALHAARTAHEAGFRVCGVWDASAEEDQAALKALADWYVRDLGDWVP; from the coding sequence ATGAACATCCGGGGCGCCATCTTTGACCTGGACGGGACCCTGACGGACTCCATGTACATCTGGCAGAAGGCCCCGGTGGATCTGATGCGCCGGTACGGCGGTGACCCGCCGGAGGATCTGGCCCGGGACCTGAAGGAGATGGGCCGCCGGGAGGCGGCGGAGTACCTGCGAAGCCGCTTCTCCCTCTCCACCACGCCGGAGGAGCTGATGGACACCCTCAACGATCTGGTGACGGAGGAGTACCGGTCCCGGGTGCCCTTGAAGCCCGGGGCGGACCGGCTGCTGGCCCGGCTGGCGGATTCCGGCATCTCCTGCTGCATCGCCACCGCCAGCGAGGCGTTCCAGGCCCGCTCCGCCATGGAACGGCTGGGACTGTGGCCGCACTTCCGCTTCGCCGTCAGCTGTGTCCAGTACGGCGGCAAGACCCGGCCGGACATCTATCTGGAGGCCGCCCGCCGTCTGGGGACCGCTCCGGCGGAGACGGTGGTGTTTGAGGATGCCCTTCACGCTGCCAGGACCGCCCACGAGGCAGGCTTCCGGGTCTGCGGCGTCTGGGACGCCTCTGCCGAAGAGGATCAGGCCGCGCTGAAAGCCCTGGCGGATTGGTACGTGCGGGACCTGGGCGACTGGGTCCCGTAA
- the thiD gene encoding bifunctional hydroxymethylpyrimidine kinase/phosphomethylpyrimidine kinase, translated as MKTALTIAGTDPSGGAGIQADIKTMTANGVFATCAVTALVAQNTTGVKSIVECTPDFLAEELDCVFTDIFPDAVKTGMVSSIPLIRVIAAKLKEYGAKNLVVDPVMVATSGDRLITEDAVSALKELLLPLATVLTPNIPEAEILSGMTIRSAADMEAAARAISEQYGCAVLCKGGHQINDADDLLWRCGSGKWFHGKRINNPNTHGTGCTLSSAIASNLAKGFDLDTAVERAKAYISGALGAMLDLGRGSGPMNHMFDLKSIYCTEKAD; from the coding sequence ATGAAGACAGCATTGACGATCGCTGGGACCGATCCCAGCGGAGGCGCCGGTATCCAGGCAGATATCAAGACCATGACCGCCAACGGCGTGTTCGCCACCTGTGCGGTGACGGCTCTGGTGGCCCAGAACACTACCGGCGTCAAGAGCATCGTGGAGTGTACGCCGGACTTTCTGGCGGAGGAGCTGGACTGCGTGTTCACAGATATCTTCCCCGACGCGGTGAAGACCGGCATGGTCTCCAGCATTCCGCTGATCCGGGTGATCGCGGCCAAGCTGAAGGAGTATGGGGCCAAAAATCTGGTGGTGGACCCGGTGATGGTGGCCACCTCCGGGGACCGGCTCATCACGGAGGACGCGGTCTCCGCCCTGAAGGAGCTCCTGCTGCCCCTGGCCACGGTACTGACCCCCAACATCCCTGAGGCGGAGATCCTCTCCGGCATGACGATCCGCAGCGCCGCAGACATGGAGGCGGCGGCCCGGGCCATCAGCGAGCAGTACGGCTGCGCCGTGCTGTGCAAGGGCGGCCACCAGATCAACGACGCCGATGACCTGCTGTGGCGCTGCGGCAGCGGCAAGTGGTTCCACGGAAAGCGGATCAACAACCCCAACACCCACGGCACCGGCTGCACCCTGTCTAGCGCCATCGCCTCCAATCTGGCGAAGGGCTTTGACCTGGACACGGCGGTGGAGCGGGCCAAGGCTTACATCTCCGGCGCTCTGGGGGCCATGCTGGACTTGGGACGCGGTTCCGGCCCCATGAATCACATGTTCGACCTGAAGAGCATCTACTGTACGGAAAAGGCAGATTGA
- a CDS encoding HlyD family efflux transporter periplasmic adaptor subunit, translating into MSEKGLERETEGISVGEREPVVADSSPKGGRLRSSWKKLWKGRKRKALALLLVVAIAGGVVIWRGRGQTASAATTYQEAAVERRSITNSLSSSGTLEPADSYTVNTLVSGEILSDTFEKGDQVEEGQLLYTIDSSNAASSQTQAQNSYSQAQTSYEQAVKAKYPQADLSGTVSEVYVNEGDSVSAGTQLLKIVADENIYIDFYFTYADSGDFYIGQTATVFIDGFAGTLTGTVAAVSSSSAAVSTGVPLTTVRVRLANPGLVTSDYTASAVIGSYSSYGQASIKVGASSVITAEASGKVAGFNWLVGDTISSGDRICTITGDSVDNQIESARISVSNASTSLENARDNLEDYSVTAPISGTVVTKNAKAGDNIEGGSGSTLCVIYDLSYLEMTMSIDELDISSVEVGQEVRITADAVEGKTYTGVVTEVSVAGTTSGGITTYPVTVRIDETDGLLPGMNVDAEIVISSADDVLAIPSAAVSRGDMVLVTANSPSAVNALDQEAPEGYVYVPVETGVSDNSYIEVLSGLQEGDTVAYLQAAGSASSGDMTFVMPSGAMSSIPMGDMPSGMPSGGGMPSGGPGGF; encoded by the coding sequence ATGAGCGAAAAAGGACTGGAGCGGGAGACGGAAGGAATCTCCGTGGGGGAGCGGGAGCCCGTCGTAGCAGATTCCTCTCCCAAAGGGGGCCGTCTCCGCAGCAGCTGGAAAAAGCTGTGGAAGGGGCGGAAACGAAAGGCGCTGGCGCTGCTTCTGGTGGTGGCCATTGCAGGCGGCGTGGTGATCTGGAGGGGCCGCGGACAGACGGCCTCCGCTGCGACGACGTATCAGGAGGCGGCGGTGGAGCGCCGCTCTATCACTAATTCCCTCTCCTCCAGCGGCACGCTGGAGCCAGCGGACTCCTACACCGTCAATACGCTGGTCTCCGGCGAGATCCTCAGCGATACCTTTGAAAAGGGCGACCAGGTGGAGGAGGGCCAGCTGCTCTATACTATTGATTCCTCCAACGCGGCCAGCAGCCAGACCCAGGCGCAGAACAGCTACTCCCAGGCCCAGACCTCCTATGAGCAGGCGGTGAAGGCCAAGTATCCCCAGGCGGACCTGAGCGGCACCGTCAGCGAGGTGTATGTGAACGAGGGGGACAGCGTCAGCGCAGGCACACAGCTTCTGAAGATCGTGGCGGATGAGAACATCTACATCGACTTCTACTTCACCTACGCGGACAGCGGCGACTTCTACATCGGCCAGACCGCCACGGTCTTTATCGACGGCTTTGCCGGGACCCTCACCGGAACGGTTGCCGCGGTGTCCAGTTCCTCCGCGGCGGTCTCCACCGGCGTACCCCTGACTACCGTCCGGGTACGGCTCGCCAACCCGGGCCTTGTGACATCCGACTACACCGCCAGCGCCGTCATCGGCAGCTACTCCAGCTACGGCCAGGCGTCCATCAAGGTGGGGGCCAGCAGCGTCATCACGGCAGAGGCGTCCGGCAAAGTTGCAGGTTTCAACTGGCTGGTGGGCGATACCATCTCCAGCGGCGACCGGATCTGCACCATCACCGGTGACAGCGTGGACAACCAGATTGAAAGCGCCCGCATCAGTGTCAGCAACGCCTCCACCAGCCTGGAAAATGCCCGGGACAATCTGGAGGACTACTCCGTCACTGCGCCCATCTCCGGCACCGTGGTCACCAAGAACGCCAAGGCGGGGGACAACATTGAGGGCGGCTCCGGCAGCACCCTCTGCGTCATCTATGACCTGAGTTATCTGGAGATGACCATGTCCATCGACGAGTTGGACATCAGCTCTGTGGAGGTGGGCCAGGAGGTCCGGATCACCGCCGATGCCGTGGAGGGGAAGACCTACACCGGCGTGGTGACGGAGGTGTCCGTGGCGGGCACCACCTCCGGCGGCATCACCACGTACCCCGTCACCGTCCGCATCGACGAGACCGACGGCCTGCTGCCTGGGATGAATGTGGACGCGGAGATCGTGATCTCCTCGGCGGATGACGTGCTGGCCATCCCAAGCGCCGCCGTGAGCCGCGGGGACATGGTGCTGGTCACCGCGAATTCTCCCAGTGCTGTGAATGCCCTGGACCAGGAGGCCCCGGAGGGCTACGTCTACGTGCCGGTGGAAACCGGCGTCAGCGACAACAGCTACATTGAGGTCCTCTCCGGCCTCCAGGAGGGGGACACAGTGGCCTATCTCCAGGCGGCTGGCTCCGCCAGCTCCGGCGATATGACGTTCGTCATGCCGAGCGGGGCCATGTCCTCCATACCGATGGGCGACATGCCCAGCGGGATGCCCTCCGGCGGCGGAATGCCCAGCGGCGGGCCGGGAGGCTTCTGA
- a CDS encoding ABC transporter ATP-binding protein, translated as MGTLIEFREVCKYYQMGDTTVKAADHISFQIRKGEFVAIVGQSGSGKSTCMNIIGCLDVPTSGTYLLDGRDVGQMDKDQLAAIRNKMLGFIFQQYNLLPKLTLQENVEVPLMYAGIPKPERHERSRIALEMVGLGDKLRNKPSQLSGGQQQRASIARALAGDPAVILADEPTGALDSHTGREVLTMLQQLHAAGNTVVLITHDNSIAVQAQRIIRLEDGHVIYDGDAGAPEAVVTPNLAGRGMAG; from the coding sequence ATGGGCACTTTGATCGAATTTCGGGAGGTCTGCAAGTATTACCAGATGGGCGACACCACTGTGAAGGCGGCGGACCACATCTCCTTCCAGATCCGGAAGGGGGAGTTCGTGGCCATCGTGGGCCAGTCCGGCTCCGGCAAGTCCACCTGTATGAACATCATCGGCTGCCTGGACGTGCCCACCTCCGGCACGTACCTGCTGGACGGCAGGGATGTGGGTCAGATGGATAAGGACCAGCTGGCCGCCATCCGGAACAAGATGCTGGGCTTCATCTTCCAGCAGTACAACCTGCTGCCCAAGCTGACGCTCCAGGAGAACGTGGAGGTGCCGCTGATGTACGCCGGCATCCCCAAGCCGGAGCGGCACGAGCGATCCCGGATCGCGCTGGAGATGGTGGGTCTTGGCGACAAGCTGCGCAATAAGCCCAGCCAGCTCTCCGGCGGCCAGCAGCAGCGGGCGTCCATTGCCCGGGCTCTGGCAGGGGACCCGGCGGTGATCCTGGCCGACGAGCCCACCGGCGCCCTGGACTCCCACACCGGGCGGGAGGTGCTGACCATGCTGCAGCAGCTCCATGCCGCGGGCAACACGGTGGTGCTCATCACCCACGACAACTCCATCGCTGTCCAGGCCCAGCGGATCATCCGGCTGGAGGACGGCCACGTGATCTACGACGGCGATGCCGGTGCGCCTGAGGCGGTAGTGACGCCCAACCTTGCCGGAAGGGGGATGGCGGGATGA